Proteins from one Sporocytophaga myxococcoides genomic window:
- a CDS encoding endo-1,4-beta-xylanase, with amino-acid sequence MKKNLLKLFYVAGVFLSQVIFTNTANAQLGKCKGKYLGNITAYSVPSNYTSLWNQTTSENGSKWGSCDRGNGQYNFSNSDLAYNTAKNSGGLFKFHALIWGAQAPGYLKNSSAAQIETAIRNWYKAVEDHYKPMGGLNFIDVLNEPVNTPINREIANLKAALTLGYQREAANANDLNNPYGWAIWPFQLARKHFPNATLLINEFNTEHNWNNCRAEYIKMSNAIKNAPNLTDGKKNLIDGIGLQAHGMNGQLNLSAANFKACLDEIWNKTNLPLHITELDLVADPNEAAQRTKYQEFFTIAWEHPHVAGITLWGYVQGATWIPGNGVKGSGGTDSGIQYADLTDRPAMTWLKQYMASRPSLSCCPAPAPFAACNGSNPPTVAFTSPANNASFTQGTAITLTATATDADGSIASVKFYDGATLLTTDNSSPYSFSWTNATAGTHTIKAVATDNSGNTTEAVITIKVNVPQGPYKGTAWPIPGIIQLENYDVGGNTFAYSDGTSGNQGGATFRTDEDVDIENCTDEGGGYNIGWATAGEWTEYTVNVTKSANYDVSLRVACEGAGRTVAVAMDGTNLPNAASIAIPNTTAWQSWTTVTIPNVPLTEGQKIMRLTIGTTDYVNLNYIEFKESIVTGIEDVVGLNKDNIYPNPFNNEGLHIKQSGEFGFRITDLHGAVVEQGKGAYNETIGKELAPGIYFLTIDGQNSSSNYKIIKQ; translated from the coding sequence ATGAAAAAGAATCTACTTAAGTTGTTTTATGTGGCAGGCGTTTTTTTGTCGCAAGTTATATTTACGAATACTGCCAATGCCCAGTTGGGAAAATGTAAGGGAAAATATTTGGGAAATATAACCGCTTACAGTGTACCTAGTAATTATACTTCATTATGGAACCAAACCACATCTGAAAATGGCTCCAAATGGGGAAGTTGCGATAGAGGGAATGGCCAGTATAATTTTTCTAATTCCGATTTGGCCTATAATACTGCTAAAAATTCTGGGGGGTTATTTAAGTTTCATGCTTTAATTTGGGGCGCACAAGCACCAGGATATCTCAAAAATTCATCTGCAGCACAAATTGAGACGGCTATAAGAAATTGGTATAAAGCTGTTGAAGACCATTATAAACCTATGGGTGGTTTAAATTTTATTGATGTATTGAATGAACCAGTTAATACGCCCATTAATAGAGAAATTGCAAACTTAAAAGCTGCATTAACATTAGGCTATCAAAGGGAAGCAGCTAACGCCAATGATTTAAATAATCCTTACGGTTGGGCAATATGGCCTTTTCAGTTGGCAAGAAAACACTTTCCGAATGCTACACTTTTAATTAACGAGTTTAATACAGAGCATAACTGGAATAATTGTCGTGCAGAATATATAAAGATGTCTAATGCAATTAAAAATGCTCCCAATCTTACTGACGGAAAAAAGAATTTGATTGATGGTATCGGACTGCAAGCTCATGGTATGAACGGACAACTTAATTTGTCTGCGGCAAATTTTAAAGCTTGTCTGGATGAGATATGGAATAAAACGAATTTACCACTTCACATTACGGAACTTGATCTTGTTGCAGATCCAAATGAAGCTGCTCAAAGAACTAAGTATCAGGAGTTTTTTACAATTGCCTGGGAACATCCTCACGTTGCTGGTATTACATTATGGGGTTATGTACAAGGTGCAACATGGATTCCAGGTAATGGCGTAAAAGGTTCAGGTGGTACTGACTCTGGAATTCAATATGCCGACTTAACAGATCGTCCTGCCATGACTTGGTTAAAACAATATATGGCCTCAAGACCAAGCCTTTCTTGTTGCCCTGCACCAGCGCCGTTTGCAGCCTGCAATGGCAGCAACCCACCAACCGTTGCATTCACTTCTCCAGCAAACAATGCCTCATTTACTCAAGGCACGGCAATCACACTTACTGCAACCGCCACTGATGCGGACGGATCTATAGCTAGTGTTAAATTTTATGATGGTGCAACCTTATTGACGACCGACAACTCTTCTCCATATAGTTTTAGTTGGACCAACGCAACAGCTGGCACACATACTATAAAGGCTGTAGCTACCGACAACTCCGGAAATACCACTGAAGCAGTGATCACGATCAAAGTGAACGTGCCACAAGGCCCTTACAAAGGTACAGCTTGGCCCATTCCTGGCATCATACAACTAGAAAACTATGATGTGGGGGGGAATACATTTGCATATTCTGACGGCACTTCGGGCAATCAAGGTGGAGCCACTTTCCGAACAGACGAGGACGTGGACATTGAGAACTGCACGGACGAGGGAGGTGGATACAATATTGGTTGGGCTACGGCAGGCGAATGGACTGAATATACAGTAAATGTGACAAAATCAGCCAATTACGACGTATCGCTTCGCGTAGCTTGCGAGGGAGCTGGCCGTACAGTAGCTGTCGCTATGGATGGGACAAACCTGCCAAACGCCGCTTCAATTGCCATTCCAAACACAACAGCTTGGCAATCGTGGACAACAGTGACCATACCTAATGTTCCATTAACAGAAGGCCAAAAAATCATGCGTCTTACCATTGGGACTACTGACTATGTAAACCTTAATTACATTGAGTTCAAGGAATCCATCGTCACAGGGATTGAAGATGTAGTAGGCCTGAATAAAGACAACATTTATCCTAATCCGTTTAACAACGAAGGACTGCACATAAAACAATCAGGTGAATTCGGATTCAGAATCACCGACTTGCATGGTGCAGTGGTAGAGCAGGGCAAAGGGGCCTACAATGAAACAATCGGTAAAGAATTAGCCCCAGGGATTTATTTTCTGACCATAGATGGACAAAATAGTTCGTCCAATTACAAAATAATCAAGCAATAG
- a CDS encoding NmrA family NAD(P)-binding protein: MKNYVITGSIGHISKPIAEHLIEAGKNVTIITSDVNKVNQIEALGAEALIGSLEDSQFVQDAFKNAEVVYTMIPPLMNTNDLRGTQLKIASNYAESIRANKIPYVVTLSSIGAHMGNGCGPVDSLSAYEKMLDQIPGLNVKHLRPSYFFYNLFNQIGLIKNMGIAGGNFGNSNLRLPLVHTNDIAAAATEELLYLNFQGSSFRYVVSDFRTTEEIVQVLSKAIGKKFSWVEFTDDQQKEGLLNAGLSVSHADAFTEMGIAMRTGKMFEDLYKHHPTLSPAKLENFASEFSLAYNAF, encoded by the coding sequence ATGAAAAATTATGTAATAACCGGTTCGATAGGACATATCAGCAAACCAATTGCGGAGCACCTTATTGAAGCTGGCAAAAATGTAACGATCATCACCAGCGACGTCAATAAAGTAAACCAGATTGAAGCTCTTGGAGCTGAAGCGCTGATTGGTTCTCTTGAAGATAGCCAGTTTGTACAAGATGCCTTCAAGAATGCGGAGGTAGTGTATACCATGATTCCTCCGTTGATGAACACCAATGATCTGAGAGGAACTCAACTTAAAATTGCATCCAATTACGCTGAGTCTATTCGTGCGAATAAAATACCGTATGTGGTTACACTGAGCAGTATTGGAGCGCATATGGGAAATGGCTGCGGACCGGTAGATTCTTTGTCAGCCTATGAAAAGATGCTGGATCAGATACCTGGATTAAATGTAAAGCATCTCAGACCCTCCTACTTTTTCTATAATCTGTTTAATCAGATAGGTTTGATTAAAAATATGGGGATAGCAGGAGGAAATTTTGGAAACAGTAATTTGAGGCTTCCACTTGTGCATACCAATGATATTGCTGCAGCTGCAACAGAAGAACTGCTATATCTTAATTTCCAAGGTAGTTCATTTAGATATGTCGTGAGTGATTTCAGAACCACAGAAGAGATTGTACAAGTCCTGAGTAAGGCAATAGGAAAAAAGTTTTCATGGGTTGAATTTACAGACGATCAGCAGAAAGAAGGGCTATTGAATGCCGGTCTCTCTGTCAGTCATGCCGATGCCTTTACTGAAATGGGAATAGCAATGAGAACGGGTAAAATGTTTGAAGACCTCTACAAACACCACCCCACGCTTAGTCCAGCCAAGCTTGAAAACTTTGCAAGTGAATTTAGCCTTGCTTATAATGCTTTTTAA
- a CDS encoding winged helix-turn-helix transcriptional regulator: MDNAKLKKVENCSVTVALNVIGGKWKMLIVYLIMNDINRFGKLNMMLKDISKQMLTTQLRELEQDGLIERVIYPEIPPRVEYFLTPKGKALIPIMDALKEWADEFLLKDVSAREIV; this comes from the coding sequence ATGGATAATGCCAAACTCAAAAAAGTTGAAAACTGCTCTGTTACTGTTGCTTTAAACGTGATAGGGGGAAAGTGGAAAATGCTAATTGTATACTTAATCATGAACGATATCAATCGTTTTGGGAAGCTAAATATGATGCTAAAGGATATCAGCAAACAAATGCTTACAACTCAATTGAGGGAATTGGAACAGGATGGTTTGATTGAAAGAGTGATTTACCCAGAAATTCCACCCCGTGTTGAATATTTTTTGACCCCAAAAGGAAAAGCTTTGATTCCCATCATGGATGCCTTAAAAGAATGGGCGGACGAATTTTTGTTAAAAGATGTTTCTGCCAGAGAAATTGTCTGA